In the Parus major isolate Abel chromosome 4A, Parus_major1.1, whole genome shotgun sequence genome, one interval contains:
- the NRK gene encoding nik-related protein kinase isoform X6, translating to MHPMRALFLIPRNPPPKLKSRKWSKKFLNFVESCLVKHYLHRPSTETLLKHSFIRDMQNERQVRIMLKDHLDRTRKKKGEKEETDYDYSGSEEEDDELNEDEGEPSSIVNLPGESTLRREFLRLQQENKTRSDPHRQQQQLKDQEKYKKQLLAERQKRIEQQKEQRRRLEDHQKREQELRRQQECEQRWPEAKVSHRKEERGKEDKRAVEDEYFIVDGQRKLEKKQKMEDVQHNRKMHRTLPKDQTQLLSLQHDHRQKKKEPSKTSNAGVHPPLSSTSKEAEDQRGAKKSDSIQPSLQWPVALGHEATPQPRMGSGSSSSPCTPAPQRALVVQCDSFRASKDVYHSSSLSDMVTAPLSPGQDDVFWSVSHSKEQPPKVPERTTSKFYSRDQPGPQRCLSSNTHQSSPGGHALKLNSSSSTPGTKQWEMGSHQSSWSTSGNPGLAKAENVLSQNHMLLHQKPEKVSHPGQIASPGSFAKVKDSANSLLKAADYSSSSDEVSSSSSSSSDEDDTNHTRQLLSGRIADFSRTRVPDGIELKPQSTVAEQKDQILVKQIPNTQEGLWSINNQNYLLPDLLQQSQITDSSVNPPQVPLTCQEPQNKPLTKSPCAESPPAKSSTSSTTSFTSFIDPRLLPITPPTSPVGPSCSSPSSAKPEPVRRENARKGSVVNVNPTNIRPQSDSPEIRKYKKKFNSEVLCAALWGVNLLVGTENGLWLLDRSGQGRVYTLITRRRFQQMDVLEGLNVLITISGKKNKLRVYYLSWLRNKILRNDPEVEKRQGWVSVGDLEGCVHYKVVKYERIKFLVIALKNSVEVYAWAPKPYHKFMAFKSFTSLHHKPLSVDLTVENGQRLKVIYGSVVGFHAIDVDSGSVYDLYLPTHIQGTIRPHAIIILPNTSGMELLLTYEDEGIYIDIYGHFTKETVLQWGEMPASVAYLQSNQVMGWGEKAIELRSVETGNLEGVFMHKKAQKLKFLCERNDKVFFASVQSGGSSQIYFMTLGQNVLFNW from the exons ATGCATCCCATGAGAGCACTCTTCCTCATCCCAAGGAACCCACCTCCAAAGTTGAAATCCAGAAAATG GTCGAAGAAGTTCCTAAATTTTGTTGAAAGCTGCCTTGTAAAGCATTATTTGCATCGCCCATCCACGGAGACCCTGCTAAAGCATTCCTTCATCCGAGACATGCAGAACGAGCGGCAAGTGCGCATCATGCTGAAGGATCACCTggacaggacaaggaagaaaaaaggagaaaagg AAGAAACAGACTATGATTACAGTGGAAGtgaggaggaagatgatgagCTGAATGAAGATGAAGGAGAACCAAG CTCCATAGTTAATCTGCCAGGGGAGTCAACTCTCCGCCGTGAAtttctgaggctgcagcaggagaacaaAACCCGTTCAGACCCTCAtcggcagcagcagcagctgaaggaccAGGAGAAGTACAAGaaacagctgctggcagagcgGCAGAAGCGCATCgagcagcagaaggagcagaggaggaggctggaggat CACCAGAAGAGAGAGCAGGAGCTACGAAGGCAGCAGGAGTGTGAGCAGAGGTGGCCAGAGGCAAAGGTCAGtcacaggaaagaggaaaggggtAAAGAAGACAAAAGGGCTGTGGAAGATGAATACTTCATAGTAGATGGACAGAGGAAATTAGAGAAGAAGCAG AAGATGGAAGATGTGCAGCACAACAGGAAGATGCACCGAACTCTCCCCAAAGATCAGACACAGCTGCTGTCTCTCCAGCATGATCACAGGCAGAAGAAGAAGGAGCCTTCCAAGACTTCAAATGCAGGAGTGCATCCTCCATTAAGCAGCACAAGCAAAGAG GCCGAGGACCAAAGAGGAGCAAAGAAGAGTGACAGcatccagccctccctgcagtgGCCAGTGGCGCTGGGACACGAGgccaccccacagcccaggaTGGGATccgggagcagctccagcccctgcaccCCCGCACCACAGCGAGCCCTGGTAGTGCAG tGTGACAGTTTCCGGGCTAGTAAGGATGTGtaccacagcagctctctgtcaGACATGGTGACAGCACCGCTCAGCCCCGGCCAGGACGACGTGTTCTGGAGCGTGAGCCACAGCAAAGAGCAGCCCCCAAAG GTTCCAGAAAGGACAACCTCGAAATTCTACAGCAGGGATCAGCCTGGCCCTCAGAGATGCCTTTCAAG TAATACTCATCAGTCATCCCCGGGGGGACATGCTCTGAAGCTGAACAGTAGCAGCAGCACTCCTGGCACCAAGCAGTGGGAGATGGGATCTCATCAGAGCAGCTGGTCAACCTCAG GGAATCCAGGACTTGCCAAGGCAGAGAATGTTTTGTCCCAGAACCACATGTTGTTGCATCAGAAGCCTGAAAAAGTTTCTCATCCAGGCCAGATTGCA AGTCCAGGCTCCTTTGCCAAGGTGAAGGACAGTGCCAACTCCTTGTTAAAAGCAGCAGACTATTCCTCCTCAAGTGACgaagtcagcagcagcagcagcagcagcagtgatgaaGATGACACAAACCACACAAG GCAACTGCTAAGCGGCAGAATTGCAGATTTCTCAAGGACAAGGGTACCAGATGGAATTGAACTGAAACCCCAAAGCACCGTGGCAGAACAGAAG GATCAGATTTTAGTGAAACAAATTCCAAACACCCAAGAAGGCCTTTGGAGCATAAACAATCAGAACTATCTCCTGCCAGATCTCCTCCAGCAAAGCCAAATTACAGATTCCTCTGTGAACCCGCCACAAGTGCCACTGACTTGCCAGGAACCTCAGAACAAACCTCTGACAAAG agcCCATGTGCTGAAAGCCCACCTGCCAAGAGCAGTACATCCTCCACAACATCCTTCACATCATTCATAGATCCAAGACTTCTGCCAATCACCCCTCCCACCAGTCCAGTAGGACCTTCCTGTAGTTCTC CATCTAGTGCCAAACCTGAGCCTGTCAGGAGGGAAAATGCAAGGAAGGGCTCCGTTGTCAATGTCAATCCAACCAATATCCGCCCACAAAGTGACAGCCCAGAAATCCGTAAATACAAGAAGAAATTCAACTCTGAGgtcctgtgtgctgctctgtggg GAGTAAATTTATTGGTGGGAACAGAGAATGGATTGTGGTTGCTGGACAGAAGTGGGCAAGGAAGAGTTTATACGCTGATTACAAGGAGACGCTTCCAGCAAATGGATGTTCTGGAAGGACTTAATGTGCTAATTACTATATCAG GGAAGAAGAATAAATTGAGGGTGTATTACTTGTCATggttgagaaataaaattttgcgCAACGATCCAGAGGTGGAGAAGCGACAAGGCTGGGTGTCCGTGGGTGATCTGGAAGGCTGTGTGCACTACAAAGTTG TAAAATATGAGAGAATCAAATTCCTTGTAATCGCTTTGAAAAACTCAGTGGAGGTTTATGCTTGGGCTCCAAAGCCTTATCACAAATTCATGGCTTTTAAG tcCTTTACCTCACTTCATCACAAACCACTGTCAGTTGACCTGACTGTTGAAAATGGGCAAAGACTAAAGGTCATATATGGCTCAGTAGTGGGATTTCATGCCATTGATGTGGACTCTGGATCTGTGTATGACTTGTACCTTCCAACACAC ATCCAGGGGACCATTCGCCCACATGCCATTATCATCCTCCCGAACACCAGTGGCATGGAGCTCCTGCTCACCTATGAAGATGAGGGCATCTACATTGATATATATGGGCATTTCACAAAGGAGACTGTTCTGCAGTGGGGAGAAATGCCAGCATCTGTAG